One part of the Vidua chalybeata isolate OUT-0048 chromosome 11, bVidCha1 merged haplotype, whole genome shotgun sequence genome encodes these proteins:
- the CAPNS2 gene encoding calpain small subunit 2 has protein sequence MFLAKALLSGGSGSSRGGSLARGLGGLLTGGGGAGNIGGLLVGGLVNLISEAAAQYNPEPPPPPRNHFTNVEAQESDEIRQFRRLFAQLAGDDMEVCATELRDILNKVLSRHQDLKADGFSLDTCRSMVAVMDSDASGKLGFEEFKYLWNNVKKWQCVYKQYDAGQSGAVGRAQLPNALKAAGFQLNEQLCQLIVRRYAAEDGSMDFNSFISCLVRLDSMFRAFKALDQDGSGRIRVTIEDWLQLTMYS, from the coding sequence ATGTTCCTTGCTAAAGCTTTGCTGAGTGGAGGAAGTGGTAGTAGTCGTGGAGGAAGCCTTGCACGTGGCCTTGGAGGGCTGCTAACAGGAGGTGGAGGTGCAGGGAATATTGGAGGACTACTTGTTGGAGGTCTCGTCAACCTTATaagtgaagcagcagctcagtaTAATCCAGAGCCACCTCCACCTCCTCGCAATCATTTTACAAATGTGGAGGCTCAGGAGAGTGATGAGATCAGACAATTTCGTCGCCTGTTTGCCCAGCTGGCTGGAGATGATATGGAAGTGTGTGCCACCGAGCTAAGGGACATCCTGAACAAAGTCCTTTCCAGACACCAAGACTTGAAGGCAGATGGCTTCAGCTTGGACACCTGCCGTAGCATGGTCGCCGTTATGGACAGCGATGCAAGCGGCAAACTGGGATTTGAGGAGTTCAAGTATCTGTGGAACAACGTCAAGAAGTGGCAATGTGTGTACAAGCAGTACGATGCTGGTCAGTCAGGCGCTGTTGGGAGAGCCCAGCTGCCAAACGCCTTGAAAGCTGCGGGGTTCCAGCTGAAcgagcagctgtgccagctgatCGTGCGCAGGTACGCCGCCGAGGATGGCAGCATGGATTTCAACAGCTTCATCAGCTGCCTGGTGCGCCTGGACAGCATGTTCCGGGCCTTCAAGGCCCTGGACCAAGATGGAAGTGGGCGCATCAGAGTGACCATTGAAGACTGGCTGCAGCTGACCATGTATTCGTGA